ACAACCTTAGAGGGGGTAATTTTTGGCCAGACTTTTAGGTATTATGAAACATTCTTTAGCACAAAAatcttatttacattaaaattagTTCAAAGCCTTTGTAACTATGTACATGGTTATTAATGTGGCATGGTAAATATGGTTACATTCAATTCTTTGGCATTTATTAGATCATTGACCATGATGCTGTTGAAAAGGGCACAACTGATAGACAAGGAAAGAGAAATCATTGTAATGATacgcatatattttttaaacaatcacCAAAATTTAAAGACATCacattaaacaatgaaaacattgtgTGATATCATACAATAATCCAATCATATGACCCACCCAAGTATAACAGTTGTAAGATAAAAATGTAAAGATTAATTATGTAATAACAAGCAAGGCACATAGGGTAGACAATGAAAAACAGAACAGATGTATATACAGCTATTAAAAGAATACACAACTGGTACAGCTTGCTTTTGTGcatcaaacaaaatacataaaaagaaatAGAATAGATTTGTTGTTAAATTAACAGTTTAGTATATTGACagtttgaaatacatgtacaatgtattgtACAACCAGATAATTACGTCCTAAAACTTTTCCTCAGATAAAACTCCAGGAATTTCTAGCAGGGTTTAACTATATAATATCAGATTAATACCTCAGTAGCACTATGTATgggaaattgtttattgttgataaaagaaaatatgtctTATCTGCTTAAATGACTATTTACATGAATACTGTAAGTTAGAACTCGAGACATTACCATCAATCAACAACAGAAATTAACCCCCCTACATGTAATCAGCTTTTGTAGAAAGTCAATCACttccatttaaattatttgaaaaataaatggttgCTGTTCATCAAATTGCAAATCCATGAAACACAAGGTCACCTATATATTAAAGGTAAAACTGCATTGCAAGATAATTAAGCATCAAAACCATTCACTAACAACATTTTAACACGAGGCACTACCATCCTTGAAGCCATACAAACCAAATACATgtcaattttataataaaagccACGCTATTTTTCGAGCAAGTGAAACATACAAGACAGATTACATTACAAAGACTCcgcatattataaatatacatgtaatatctCTAAATCTATGACAGAGTGTAAAGCTGTGGCTTTGAATAATGGAAAATTGCAAACATGAATTCTATCATTTCAGGACACattctaaaattaattaaatatccAAATTTACGTGACATACCATGTAGTTATAATgtcaacaatattatataataataatatatattcatagatttcaaaatattatttcaattgaactaaaatatatgCACCTCTAgcgtaaaatatataataggTGTGTTGATTAATCATGTTAACAATTACAAAGTCATTATTTTAAGTTACAGATTTACAGCACATGTCATAGACATAAATACTTCAAACTAAAGTGACAGCttgcatatattgaaataaaattccaCATGAATACtttgtgtactaaacattatCATGGTAGTCAAGAAAACAGTGataggaaaaaaaacattgggcCTTTATTCGTAATTGGCATCACAATGCTAATctgagaagaaaaaaaaacagagatGATTTATAAGAGAACTGATGATGTATGCTTAGCTATGAAGTGCACTTATGATCACTATCTTACTACTAGCCTGTACAATTCCTCAGAACTATCATTATATGAGCACCAGTGGATTTTCGCAATAAACTAACTATAAGGGGTCACACTATACAATGATACACAACCCTTGTAACTCATATCACAAAAATGTTCTACTTATCTCCATAAGGGGTGTAAGTGCATAACACTATGATATGTCAAACCAACAATCCAAATTCTCTTtacaattgatattttacagtcTGGAATGAAAATCTTGCATTGGTGATACTCAAGTACAATTTCATCTTACATTTCCTCATCGTTATATCATTTTGAAGAGCTATTACATACACCATAGTTATTATCACAGCACTATACTTCAGTAATTCCTGAATTCAGTGATAgacaaattaattaaatgatttatcTTAAATGAACTTCAAggtagttttatttttgatattcatgTTTGCCAATAAAAACCTTTTACAATCAACATAACATCCAAGAAAtgcttttataaaaacaaacaacatatataatCTTGGCAAAAGTCTGTACAAAAACTCGgtaacaaataatacattcaGTAACATTCTTTGTTCTGCTTGCTTGGTTACAAACAATTATGACAACAACAGCGATGATGCGTCACCGCGCAACAGCACAGTGGACTGGTGGTTTGCTAAGCAATATAACAGCATGATCATCGTGGTGCCCGAGAGTTGGGGTGTCTATTCCATACTTTGCTCCTgttcctcctcctcctcctcatcatcatcatcatgaccacCGTTGCTGGCGCTGTCCAAACTTTTTGCAATCTTTTCTGGGATCTTGTTAGTTTTGTGAGTAGGTGATTCCACTCCAAACACACCTTGATAAAAATATGgaacaacacttaaaaacaatttatatcccccccatttttttatatataatatagttaACACCATAACAAACTTTTATGTAATGTTGCCAGTTTTACTTGCAAGGCTACATAAAACAGGGCTTTAGCTAGGAATTTCCAGCTCATGGTGGACAAATTTGGGTTTCTGGTAATCTTATGAGGTCCCAATATAACTGTCTGTACTTGGATAAGTTTATTTTGGGGGTCCAAGAGATGAACAGCAAATTGACAATAAGAGTTCCCAGCCAGAAAATGCACAAGGAAATCTTGTTTCTGCAGCACACAACATGTTTATACCATGAAAGACGCTTAAGTTTATGGAGTTAAACACTAGGAAAtgcatttactttattttgttattagcCAAAAGGTGTCAGGATACGTGTTTAAAGTTAAGAATATGAAGCAACAATATATCATGAATTTCAAAGTGAAGttctaaattattaattaaaatttctgCATATACATTTCCATTCCATCTGAAATTTGTGTATCAGTTTTTTCATAGCCTTAAATGAGTTAAGACATGCATTAAGGATTTCAAGTATACATTTGTGGCTTGTGGCGCACGtacctttaattttatttttcctgAACTCGGTGATTAAGTTGTCGGGTAATCTTGTCCAGTGAAATTTACACAAGTCTTCATCGGCTGGCAAGGTTTCAGAGAAGGCTGGGGAGTCATACGCATCACGCATGTATCGCCACAAATGTTTCATATCTGATGAAATTTCATAGCCTCTGAAGTACTGTATAAAAGTAATGTTGTCAACACAGTTTGAATAATTCATAATATTGAATAAGTGCTTTTTAAGAGTTTGGCAAGTTCACAATGTTTGATTTATGGCAGAAACATAATAACATGATTTAATAACTGCTTTTGATGTAAAAGGAATCATAATTCCTCTATGTGGAAGAGTTAGACATAAATGGTTTGTCTGACTCTGAAATAATCAAACTAATCCTCTGTTTCATCAATAAAAGGAATCTTCATGTCCAAGGAAAAACAgatcttatttaaaaatatggccCTTGATAAATGTGTGTAATCAAAATGTCCCCTGATTGACCTGATCCAACATACACTTTTATTGCCTTGGAATGAATTCATCGATTAGTAACACTGTCACATGAACTATAACACTTTGAAATCAGATCACAGAAACAAAACCTTTTACACACACCGACTTGCAACTATTCAGGGGTGAGAATGGCAGAAGGCAAAAATTTCTGAACTACAAATGTATACACTGGGGGTCCAGGGGGTCCTGTAAAGCTCTTggtttgaataattttaagttAACAAGATACTTGCATTCAAACAGATGACTTTTTTTGCTTAGGAGAAAAAGACAtcaacattttgcataaaaccCCTGTTTATTTTCACATGATAATTTCACTTAGCCCAAAATAGATGAACAGCATACCTCTCCAGCTACGATGATGTGCTGGAGGCGTGGCAACAGAAAGCAGTCAGTGTACGACAGCTGGTCTCCCTCCAAGAACGTTGTGCCATTCGATGCCAAGTGATCATCTACCTTTTGTAGGGTGTTTGTCAACACAGCCTCTGACTTCAAACCTTTCAGGAATCCATTGAATTGCTAAAAGTGTATGAACATACAGGAATGTAAGAAGTAAAAGTACAAAAGATTAGCATCCTATCACAACCATAGAAACCATTTTGTGTGTAACTCAAgacacaatttttaaacatggGCTGTCGCGTGCTTGACTATTAGACACGGCTTTAGACATTAGGCTTGTCTACTAGACACGGCTTTTAAGTTGAAAGATtgcaaagttttggtgaaacatgcatggatcaaaGTAAAATTAGATAACATGCAAAACCGTAACAGTCCAAAAATAAAGgacaataatttgcattatacatgtgtatgcaagATAatgttatcttacttgattaatcaAGTAGGTTTGATACTTGGGAATACATGTCTAAAGTTTCAAATGCAATTCATgctgtatttgctgagatattgacttaaatgtggttacatgcaaaaccttaaccaaggtgtggtGCAAATGCCACCACCGATGcaagggtgagtagtatagctctccttatttgTCCAATAGCCTAGCTCATAAAGGATAAACAAACAGTCACAATGAACAGCAAGGGCTAAGAAATGACAAATTCAATAATGACACAATTTTGAACAGAATGCCTGTAAGCGATACCTGACAAAGCATTGAAAATGCATGATTCACATGACatatttgatgaaactttaaCTCTGTAACAGCAAATGCACAGTCacaaagatatatattatatatcataaaacagtTGATACTTACTGTTGTAATACCATCAACTTTTCCTAAGATGTGGTCTTTTAAATTTTTGGGTCTTTTCAAGTGTGGGCAGTCAAAATTCACAGAATCAAAGAAGTCTTCCACTTTATCAGCTGACTCTGGCATAACACCGGCTATTGACTGTCCATTGGTGTCTTTTCCACTAATACCCTCAACAAATGGGTAAATCTTAGCtctgtttttatctttaaagtctGCTGGAGGATTAACTTGGCTGACAGTCCACACTTTGAAATCCACATTTTTCTCTTGAGCTAGAATGTAGGACAGCATAAATCCCTGTTGACTCATCGGACACGCCCCTTGTGTCTCATTGTCAATAAGTGATGCCTGCAAAACACATACAAGTCAATTAGACTATagagttaatatatatatatatatatatatatatatgtgggatttggggcttgctcaaattctagATTCTATACAGCAGggattgttgatttttttatgtcaagCACTTGTGTTAGAATAGGGGCTTGTTGACCTACATTGTATAAGTTAATGACTGGAATACAGTTTAAAAGTGaatacattcatttttcatttaataaaaccttACCAATCAAACAGTCTCTAAAAACCTTATTAGCTTAACTGGGAATTTTTCTATATGGTTTATACTTGACTGACTTTAAGAGTATTTTCTAACCACATCTTCGGGCAACATTAATTTCACTGTATATCTATAAAAGTTGGACAGGTTTGGACAATTTGGTATTAATCCTTCTGCAAACAAACTTCCAGGTTACAAGCATATATAACCCAGACtcagtataaaaataattggaataATTGAATTTACTTTTCCCTCCAGTTAAATTAGGTTTTTAATTTTACCTCTAGCTTGTGGGATTTAGGACCATTTTTTTGCTTCAATCAATGTTATCAACTCTGATCAAGATATTTTGcacatacacattctgaccaaataaGGTGCTGATTGCACAAAAGGCTTCTagagttattgtttggacaaATCCAACTTTACGTAATTGCTAAAATTAAAGGGCCATTACTCTAGAATGACTCAAGCGAT
The DNA window shown above is from Mya arenaria isolate MELC-2E11 chromosome 6, ASM2691426v1 and carries:
- the LOC128238121 gene encoding chloride intracellular channel protein 5-like, whose product is MSGDGTDVANGTQAPDETSDIPKYDLYIRASLIDNETQGACPMSQQGFMLSYILAQEKNVDFKVWTVSQVNPPADFKDKNRAKIYPFVEGISGKDTNGQSIAGVMPESADKVEDFFDSVNFDCPHLKRPKNLKDHILGKVDGITTQFNGFLKGLKSEAVLTNTLQKVDDHLASNGTTFLEGDQLSYTDCFLLPRLQHIIVAGEYFRGYEISSDMKHLWRYMRDAYDSPAFSETLPADEDLCKFHWTRLPDNLITEFRKNKIKGVFGVESPTHKTNKIPEKIAKSLDSASNGGHDDDDEEEEEEQEQSME